In the Bos javanicus breed banteng chromosome 4, ARS-OSU_banteng_1.0, whole genome shotgun sequence genome, tctgacactgtttccactgtttccccatctatttcccataaaataGACGAGTGCAAAAAATTTGTTcgctttttcttttcaaaacagaTGCGTAAAAGCACCAAGGTTTCCTAAATGTGCTGTTATTAACATAGAGTGACATCTGGCGGTTGCCTGTTGGACTGTGGAAGAAATAGTGTATACAAAAAGTGTATAGCAGACTCCTAGATATTACAAGATTAAAAAGgacagttcagttctgtcgctcagtcttgtcggactctttgcgaccccatggactgcagcacaccaggcttccctgtccatcaccaactcctgataGTAGAAGATAGAAAAcagtagaaatggaaaaaatataaaaagtaaaatagaaaaatagaaaaagaaaacgatagtagaaaatagaaaacatactTAAAATTTCCCCCTCGCCcagaagagtttttaaaaaatgctagttGTGGGTTTTCAAATcatcaaacttttaaaagaagCGGTAGATTTTTTTAACGAAAATTGCAACACAATCGGTGGCGGGAAAATCAAATTTATTGATACTGGTCGAAGAAAGATCCTGGGTTAATATGAGACACAGCTTGATAGGGGAAAATAAGACAGCACAAAGGCTTTCGTTTCGCAAAGTCTTTCGGATTAGAGAAATAACTTATTTACAATACCGGAGATCTCTAAAGTCTCTTGGAAGTTTGGAGAGGAGAGTTACCTGTGGAGAACCTAGAACGCTCAGTGAACAGAAACACTTTCTAGAATCTCACCGCAGGATAAAGTGGCTGGATCTCCTCAATCGCACTCTCGGCCTCAGATTGGTCGAGCCTGCCCGGGCAGGAAAAAAGCGGAAGCGCGCTCTTTCAAACTCGCCGTTCCGACGTCGCTAGAGGCAGGCCACTTCCGGCGTAGCCATGGCGGCTAACGCTACCACTAACCCGTCGCAGCTGCTTCCTCTAGGTAATCTTTGTCCTGTTGGGGAGCGGAGGCGAGGAGTTGAAAGTTAGGGTTGGGGCCGAAGAGCACCGCAGTCCCTGACCGAGTGTTAGAAAAGTGTAGCTTTCTCCGCCGCTCTCCTTTAGGCTCCAAGTCTCTGCGGCCTCAGGCCGCGCACGTCTCTTCGGCGTGGGGGGTCTTCTTAAGGCAGGGATTTTTGACTCCCCAAACCTTCACCGGACAGGTTCACTCTTGGTGAATGCGTCGTCGGCCGTCTTTGTTGTGCGCTCGCCTTTTTAATAGTGAGTAGCAGGCCCATTCCGCAACCGGGCTTTTAAACTACCCGGATTATATCCTGTCTGGCTGGTTTTTGAGTGAGGCACTTGGGTCTGGAATGAGCATTTAAAGAGGCCTCTGAAAACTAGCTCTTGttactcatttattcagcaaacaatTACCGCGCATCTGTGCACTAGGCACCGTGGTTGGGCACTGTTCAACAAATTTAAATCACGGCCATTACCTTCAGATAGCATGCAAACCAGTGTAGGAAACAGGATACAGGGCGGACGCAGACTTAATGTCAAGGAGGAATCTCTGGTGAAGAcagtctgcctttttttttttcttaatattttatatttgaagggTTATCGGGTTAGTGGATGTGGCAGTGATTGTAAAGTGTTTTTGCTTCCTGGAACAAATTCTTCTGAATAACCAGTACGTTTCAGGCACTGTCCATTGGGGATACACTGATGAGTAAAAACCACCTCTCAGCTCTCTTTTAGCTTAGAGTCAAGAGGGGCGTTCATATGTTAATCAGataactaaaataatattaaagcaCAACCATGATAAATTGCTACAAAGGAGGGTtcaatgaagaacagggaaaattTTCCTGTTAATGGAATGACTGAACAGAGATCCGTAACATAAGGTCCAAAGTTTTGGAGTGAATACTTTGCCTGGCTTATCTTTTCACCATATGCACGTAGTAAGTGTCAGTAGGCACTCAAATATTTGTTAGTGTTATGAATGGGCAAActaatcttttctctctctcgCCCCTccccccccctctttttttttcttttaaaaaatatatccgtAGAGCTTGTGGACAAGTGTATAGGATCAAGAATTCACATTGTGATGAAGAGTGATAAGGAGATTGTTGGCACACTTCTGGGATTTGATGACTTTGTCAGTATCCTTTTAAAAGGTGGTTGTATGGggttttcttcagattttttaaaaagaactatagACTATCAGTACTTACCGATTattataataaaagtttattttcttggaaatTGTGATAGTGTTTTAAGGGATGTGGTACTGAAAGATGAAGTTCCTTCCAGTTGCACGCAGCTTGCATTTGAGCCATTGTATTCAATGTTACAATTAAAACTGAACAAAGAAATAAGCCAGAGTAAATTTAATttggtatatttattttcttaacaccAAATTTCAGATATGGTATTGGAAGATGTCACTGAATTGTGAGTagtgttaaaaattaaagaatgcatAGGGGGAATCTCTGTGTTTGATTTAAGGCAGTTTTAGTGCTGTTGAGTCAGTAAAAGGATGTAGGAGAGCACACTGCCTGTTTGAATTATTCTAAAGAGAGAAAGTTTACCTACTGATGTTAGTAAAATTGGATTGGAGGATTATTACCGTAATGTAATTGTCACTAATTGCTAGGAAGTTAGTGGAGACAAAGGTTTAAGGTAAAAGATACTAAAAGCAGCCAGGGATATTAGGGCTCAGATCAAGTAAAGGAActgataatgaaaacatttaatgttttaaattaattacaacttatgtatatatatagacattttgtttcatatttgatCTCCTTGGCAAGTTTCAGTTTTTTAGATGAAGATCTGCACTAGTGGATGTGGGTCTTAGGCCAGTCAGTCCACTCTGTTGCCTTTGGAGAATTGACATCATGAGGGAGATAACCTTGTCTCTGGAAAGTGTTTGTACAGTTCATTTACATATAGTAACTAACCTTTTGGCAGATCAGAATGTTGGCTTTGACTATCACTCTTTATCCTGactttttgaaaatctttttgtttaGTGAAATCACACCAGAAGGAAGAAGAATTACTAAATTAGATCAAATTTTgctaaatggaaataatataacAATGGTAAGACAGTGACGGTCTTTTATTTAGACGTTAAGCCATCTTTGTGGGGCAGGGATTACAGAACTAACTTGCTTGACTCAATGTTCTTGGCCCAGCGGTGCTTATGATGGGAAGGGAATGCTCGGTTGATCAGGTTCTGTGGCCAAACTGCTGAAGATGACATTAGGCCTAAGATTAGTTTGTTTATGCCTTTtatcttatgtatttttaaaatatttatttttttatttggctgcattgggtcttagttgcatcacgaAAGATCTTTACTTAGTTGCAccgtgtgggatccagttccctgaccaaggatcaaacctgggcccgctgcattgggagcatggagtcttagtcactgcaccaccagtgaagtccctgcttgtgctttttaatcatttattttaccaAGAATTACTGTTGAAACATTAAATCACTAAGTATTAATTTGATACTGTTGGAATTGTGAACAGAGGTGACATGGGGAAAATGGGGATATGAGGGAGAGGCAAAGACTGATCAAAGACCAGTCAGTGAGCTCTCAGTAGGGGTTTTTAGATCATGTAGTACTAAACTAAGTATTAAACTTTTTCCTCCTTTGCAGCTGGTTCCTGGAGGAGAAGGACCTGAAGTATGAATGGATTTCCTTGACGTATGCtaggttctgttttgttttataatgacaacagagtagaatttttttttaaccttttaatatttgtattctgTGAAGCAAAGTTTCCTGTTAAAGGGAAATGCTTTGAAGATGCATTGTAAATGCCCATTTTTGTAAGTTAATCATGGTTATATTGGGAAAAGAACAGTTTGTTctttgaagacaaaaataaacgtGTTTTTGTTaactgtcattttatttattacacTGCACTAGCCAATGAAACAAAGCTTGTAGTTAGTTTCACTCACTTTCCTGTCACTTTATGTTTATTTGTGTTGTCATCTACATGACATTCAATTCTCAAACAAAACGATGAGCCTTGATTTTGAACAGGtacatttaaaaaactagaaatgattGTTTACAAAACTCATTTCAGACTCTGATGCTttgaaatgagaatttttttttttttttactgaactcAAATTCATTAACTCCTATTAAACAAGCAGCATACCCAGATAATATATGTACATTGTAGACAtataaagtgaaaaggaaaatattaatcaCACTTTGTGGTATATCCTCTTAGACTTCAGTACActctgtacatttttttaaaacttcctaaATGTACTGTTTTGTTGCCTCCATTTAAGACTTTTTTGAATTTAAATGGTGAGAAAGTTTCTATGTCAGATATTTTGGCAACATTAATGTGGGCAAAGTATTAAATGGTTTTACCATAACTTATTTAGCCTATTCTTTATTACTGGTCACAGTAGTCCTAACTAAATCTTTATACAGTTTTAGTTTTCTTAGAATAAATTCAGAAATTTGTATGGTCAATTTGGTATATATTTACCTTACATGGTAAGGTCAGTGGTAGATATTGTCAATTGCCAACAAAAGTTTATGCCAGCCTCACATTGTAGTTTTTCttagtgtgcgtgctcagttgtgtccgactctctgtgaccccatgtgctatagcccaccaggttcctccatccgtgggattttccaggcaagaatacttcagtgggttgtgCTTCCCtgcaccaggggatcttcccgacccagggatcgaacttggatctcctgcactggcaggcagattctttatcactgagccacctgggaagccgtttTTCATAGTACCCATCACATAAGTTATCAACACTGGCTGTGTTCCATTTTTCCCCTCTTTGCCATTGTGATAGGCAAAATCtggtatgtttaatttttttaaattaatgttgaaCTCATTTGTATTTTGTGAGTTATATGAGGTTTTTGCCATTGGGATACTGTTCTTACTAATCTGTAAGAGTTCTTAATAGGTTACTCCTAATGCATTTTACAGTAACTTCCCCAGTTTGTAGTTTGCCTGTTGGTActttttttgaataatttttgtgTTGGCCTTGTCCTTAATGGTTTTTATCTATGATTAGAaccatatgattatatatatatacattttttttagtgctttattatattttgtttcatttcaatCTTGAATCCATCTTCAGTTTCAGTGTTTCCAAATGGTAAAAGGACCTAACTTTACTTTCCAAAAAACAAAGCACTGATTTGTGTGTTTTTGTCACTTTCATGGTGTAAACACTCCTGCTTGGCTAGTTTCAAGCTGCCGTGGGTTTAATAGCTGGCTTGCAAACTTTGCATAGATTTAACAGTAGGTTCTTAGGAGTCTGTTATTCCATCCCACTACTTGTGACCCTTGTTGGAAGGAGAGGAGGCAATACTTTCCATcctattatttttccctttggagGGAACataaatgaagtaatgccatccTCTTTCTACCCTTTTACTTGATATCCGGCAGGAGCTAGGTGGTTGGTCATGCTCATTTGCTCCTGGGAGTTAGTAGCCCGAAGGGAGCACATGTTCTTAATTCCAACATGCTACGAGTTCTAGAGAAATGTGACCTCACAAAGGGAGGCCTCCAGTTATCTAGTCTGTGGCAAGCAGATTGGTTTTACTTCTGGATTTCAGTGACGGGAAGTCCACTTGCCTGCAGATGAAGTATGTCTCTTAATCTAGTCTTTAGCTGTAATACCGATGGTCTGACTCCCATCTGCTTATACTTTTGTCTTACATTGCAATTCTTTTAGAATGGATACTATTGTAAATAAGGGTTTCTTAACCTCAGTGCTACTGACATTTTTGTCTGGATAATTCTTAGCAGCATGCGcagtcctgtgcattgtaggctCCATTAGATGCCAGTAGTATCCTTCTCTGCTCCTCCCAGGGAAATGGCTCCAAATATCCCCTGAGGGCAAAACAGTCGCAGTGGGTAAGAACCACTGTTATATATAATAAGAACTCTATTTATTTGGCTCTCTAAAATCCCTCAGAATTTAGTGCATGGGCAAGGAATATTGATTGGATCTAGAGGGGTAAAAATTGGGGAGAAAATGTGACTGAAGATTCTGGCAGAGTAAAAGAGGTGATTTTAAGCTGAAATGATGTGAAAGGATTTTCACTTTGGCACTCAGCTGGTGAATGGCTGTTTTTATACAggtgttttcatttctgtggtGGCCGGGCAGTATATGCTGGGCTCTGTAGTGAAGGTGGGGCCTTAGCAGAAAAGGCTGAAGCTATGCTGGCATTGGTGACTTAGGTCAGTTTGCCTCAGACTTCGGTTTCAAAACTGGTATGACAAGTCAGAATGACTTGGAGAGCTACTATAAGACACAGGCCCAGGCTTACTGAAATAGGACAGGGCCTTTGGCCTTTGCATTTTACCAAGTTCGTAAATTCTCCAGGTAGTTATGTTCCTCACCAAAGCCTGACTCACTGCCTTAGGTGTAGCTTTTTAAGGCAGATGCCACTGAAGAAGAGAATTATAGAGATAAGACTGGGTATATAGATCTTTTACACATTAGTGGAGAGAATAGTATTTGCTGCATTTAAACTgaaagacagggacttccctggtggtctagtggttaagaatcctcctgccaatgccggGGATATACATGAAATTAGtgcttggtccaggaagatcccacatgcagcggagcaactaagcccatgcgccacagctactgaagcctgcgtgccctacgGCCCATGCTGCATGACCAGAGgagtcactgcaatgagagagtaacccctgcttgctgataactagagaaaacccacctgagcagtgcagacccagcacagccagacaaataataatattttagaaaaagatcctgttttttaaaaaactgctcaAGGCAGCTAAGTTCTCTGTCATGCACAgtcctgatgcggagagctgactcatttggaaaagaccctgatgttatgaaggattgagggcaggaggagaaggggaccacaggatgagatggctgggtggcatcaccgactcgatggacatgagtttgggtaaattctgggagttggtgatggacagggaggcctggcgtgctgcggtccgtggggtctcaaagagtcggacaggactgagtgactgaactgactgaggaggTCAGGGATTTAAGGCTAGCAGGTTCTCTTATCTAGAGTAAGATAAACTAAGGCTAAGTTGGAGGATCGTGCCATGGGTATTTATTCTTGGTTTCCTGAACAGCGAGGCATTTCTGGTTAGTGCAGGCTGACAGGTTTTGGTTTGTGACATGAGCTGGGTCACTGAGGAGGCCTCCATTTTGTGGATCCCAAGATGAAGTTACCTTTGTCAAGAGTTACATGGGGGTTTCTAAGAGCAGTTTTAACTGTAGCTTTTCTAGATTTCATTAAGAGTACCCTTATCCTCTCAGTTCTCCCTTCTGGTACTTAGCACTGTGCCTGGCGTGGTAATTGTTGACTGGTTACTTCTGCAGGGAGTAATGTTAAGTTGAACATTGAACATTCCATATCACCTGGAAATTTAATGTACCTGTTCTTTGGTAAGAGGAAATAGCAAATTGGTTAGAGGTAGAGTAGAAATTTAATAACTCCTGAAACAGAGAAGTAACattgaaatttcaaaacaaaaatacagcctGTATGTATAACTCTATAGTAGAAATGAGCTCCTAatagaaaaaaaagtgtgtggGGGGAGCAATATGCTAAGTACTAGGTTACCTTTGGCTTAGAGTTATATTAGCCTGGGACACAGATGTCAGGAAAGTGACATTAACTTcgttttggttctttttttcctgtaattaaaAAACACTGAACATTGTTTGAGGTAatgtatttgcatataaataaatgttaagtgaaaataaaactcCCTCCCTCAGGTATTCTTCCAGAGATATGCAGTTCCCGTATATGCCTGTCTGTTTATATAAATGTGTAAACACACACAATCTCTTTTTTCCTGTACACACAAATACAAGCATATGGAACACACTGTCCTGTACACTGCTTttcgtttttttttaaactattttggaGATCTTCCTGTATTCATTTTGGGATAATCAACATATTTGACTGCTAaatgatttaacattttaatgtttactATGGCTTCCTAATGCCAGGAAAGACATTTTCACtgaacaaaattcagaaaattaagctggaatgagaaaaagagatcagaaaaTTAATCATCTCTGAAATGACTGTGTACAGCAATTTGAGGACTTGCTCATTTACAAGCTGTTGAAGTcaagacagaattttaaattagTTACAGTGCCCATGCCCTCTCAGTAAAATTTCTCTGTAGAGACATTGAAGTCCTGAGATACTCAGTGGTCCTGCCTCCTTTTCCAACTACTTTAAGAAGGGGGTTGCATCCTTATGTCTCAGGCTACATGTTGCATAGCCTGGAATGTGTCAGTACTTGAAACTAAACATTGTCACATCTAAAAGTaatacaatgttacatgtcaattacatctcaattttttaaatttagaaaattttttaaaaaaatgaaaatgagcagTTGTTGGTGCTGCTTTTGTAGTTTGGCATCCAGAAGCCATTTCTGGATGTCCCAGCAGAGCAATGAAAAGTAGAAATTGGGAGTACAGGCATGATCTGTATTGTATCCTTAAAACCCTGGGGTCTGAGAGCTCTGTTGGTAGAGGGAAAAGTTTGCTCACAATCAGTCTTCTGTTTCtctagcagtttttaaaaaaatatttatttggatgtGCTGGGTGTGAGTTGCAATGCTCAGGTTctctgttgcagtgcatgggcatATTCACCGTGCAACATGTGGGgtcctcccaggccagggatccaacccacgtcccctgcattggcacgtgggttcttaaccacttgaccaccagggatgtcctagCAGTAGTTCTGTACTGAGTGCTGCCTGTCTAGCAGGAGTCCCACATCCCAAGTCCCGAGAGGTCAGTAAAGGGCAGAGTGGGtgatcagggagctgagcagccGACGGCAGCCCCACAGCCCCCTCAGAGGGCAGGACTGGCCCTTAGGGAGGATACTGAATCCAGAGCTGTGGGTCGTGCTGGTGGGGGGCCTCTGGGACAGAtcacccccacctccttcctctaCAAAAGGCTCTTCCCTCTGGCTTTGCTTCCTCCCCCCTGCACACCCCCTTCCTCGTTAGAATAGATTATTCACACCCTACCCCCATGAGCCTCTCAGTGTCATGGAAGTTAGGGTAGGTAAATCACACACAATTGTAATGACAGATTGGAACCATGATTAGGTTAAAACTTCTTCCCTCCAATTTTCCCTGCAACCTTTTGCTTTctcccaaaaataaaaaatcaagttaGTTGTTATTTTGGTGAATTTAAGTTCTACATCCCAGCATGATGTGGTATAGAAATATAGTATCAGTATATTTATATAGAATCTGACTACTGGGCATATTTTATTAACCTTtagttacaaaaaaaaagttgctcctgtcacatccaactctttgtgatcccatcctgtagcctgccagtccatgggattctccaggaacactggagtgggttgtcgtgccctcctccagggtctgagccaccatgtgaatgtgaaaatcactcagtagttgtgtccaactctaccagttgagccacaagggaagccctgagccaCCTAAAAACTAAAAAGACCCTTTTAATTTTGGTTTGTTGTAGTTTTCTGCAGATTGAAATGGCATGTATGAGATCATAAACATGATAGTGTCTATTTTAACTTAGAATGTTGTATTTATTATATCAGGAAACTTGTTTGATTTTATGCTTTGTCTCTAGCAGAAAATTTTGTGATCTTAGGATCTGATTTTGTGACCTAGAATCAGAACTTGGAGCTCACAGATCATCTCTGTGTACACTAGTAACTGCTCTAAGAACAGCTACTTTGTTTTCATGTTCAGCTAGCTCTTCTAGGATAGtgatttctacttttttctgTTGTCTGTCTAGCTCTTCAGAAGGTCACTTATGATGACATTAGGATCTCCAGCCCATGAGAAAGCCAGACAATGCTGTGTTCTCAAACAGGTGAATTCCagtgtttgttggtttgtttttttttgctgtagAGTTTACACACTCATCTCAGGAAGATGAGACTAAGCCAGAAAACTGTATACCAGAAGTCCCAGGCAATGAACATGCCAGGGAACTTCTGGTCCACAGACCAACCAAAGATCTGGATGCCACTGGGGAAAGAAGTCAAAGTCATGCAGTGTGAGTGTGGAAGGGTTTCAAGTAACACCCTCAATACACACAAGTTACAGACCACCATTTACAAATGAGTTCACTTTTAATACATTCTCACACCATGCTGTTAAAGTCAGGCCATGATCTCTAGGTAATAGATGAGGACGCCACCTTGCAATTGTTTGTCAGTGTCTGGGGTAAGAGGCAGAGCAGTGCCTTGACTCCAGGGCTTCTGCCTGCAAGGGCATTGGTCTTCTGGACTGTAGCTGCTTACAGAGTCTATGCTTCAGTAATCCTGTAACAGAAAGGATATCCCATGTAGAAATGCCATGGGGGACAAAGGATGCATTGGGGGGTGGTCCCTTGGGTTTCACCTCATCTGGTCCTCATAATCAGTGGTGTTAAGGGCCACGCAGGGTGGGTCTGGACCAGGTGGAGCTGTGTGCACACTGTCCACTGCAGCAGCATAAGATGGTGTTTGTTAAGAAGGGGTGCTGCTGCCTTAAAGACATTGTACAAAGATCCTTCATGCACACAATTAATACAGTGGTTCCCAGCCTCTTTCCCTCATTCCCCATCACCTCAAAGGGACCACCTTCAGCCTCTTTTAAGATGGTTGTTTTGAAGCTTATCTGGACTAAAAAAGGACTAAACATACCAAAAGCAAAAAATTTGCTGATAAACTcatcctgtttttaaaaatctcttccaaATCACTAAGCATGAATCAGAAAGTCATGTTAATGATCAGGAGTTAAGTTGTGACAATATCCCAACCTTTAGGTAGAAGGGGTAGGCTTACACATTTCTTCAGTCTAAAGGTTTTAGGACTAAGTCAGGAACTTAAAACTTCCCTGGGACCATTATGTATCCCATTCTTCACTTACCTGCTTTGGTCATTCTTTGCACCCCAGATGtaatcatctcccaaagttcCCCTTAGGGtgctccctccccactcctgtcAGCTGTGCCCCTGCCAGTCCTAGGGTGCTCCAAACTCACACTTCAACCGGGTGTGGGTGGTCTGCCAGTCCAGTCCCTCAGTCTCACCATTTTACACTCCTACCTACAATCCACACAGCAAAGCAAATCAACTCTTGCCAACTTCAAACTCCTGTCTTTTTTTAAAGGTTCAGTTTTGTTAGTCCTCGCACATATTTTTTACTCCTGTGTGAATCAGAACCCTCACCACTTGGTTCTGTTGAATAAAACTGCTTTTCAGCCATATAAGCACTCTCCATTCTAATTTCTCCTATAAAATACTTTA is a window encoding:
- the LSM5 gene encoding U6 snRNA-associated Sm-like protein LSm5 isoform X3, with protein sequence MAANATTNPSQLLPLELVDKCIGSRIHIVMKSDKEIVGTLLGFDDFVNMVLEDVTEFWFLEEKDLKYEWISLTYARFCFVL
- the LSM5 gene encoding U6 snRNA-associated Sm-like protein LSm5 isoform X2; the encoded protein is MRRRPSLLCARLFNKLVDKCIGSRIHIVMKSDKEIVGTLLGFDDFVNMVLEDVTEFEITPEGRRITKLDQILLNGNNITMLVPGGEGPEV
- the LSM5 gene encoding U6 snRNA-associated Sm-like protein LSm5 isoform X1, whose product is MAANATTNPSQLLPLELVDKCIGSRIHIVMKSDKEIVGTLLGFDDFVNMVLEDVTEFEITPEGRRITKLDQILLNGNNITMLVPGGEGPEV